The Anoxybacillus amylolyticus DNA segment CATTTTCCTTTCACGATAGCTCTCATTTCGTTTCCTCCAGCTTTTGTAAAATATTCGCTAACTTTTCATACGTTTGAATAAATGATTCAATTTCTTCTTCGGAAAATTGCGTAATAAGCGATTCGACCAAGTGATGGATTTTTGTTTCTGTTTCCGCTAGCCACGCTTTTCCTTTTTCCGTTAGCGATAAATAAATGACGCGGCGGTCGCTGTCGTCGCGAAGGCGCTGAATCATTTCTTTTTCGACTAGCCGATTCGTCATCGCCGTAATCGCGCTTTTATTAACGGCAAACACTGCCGCCAATTCGCTCGATGTACAAACGTTTCGTTTGCTCATATAGC contains these protein-coding regions:
- a CDS encoding MarR family winged helix-turn-helix transcriptional regulator codes for the protein MHSNVHELIERYLSVSFLVNKKAAALVKCELDEMTNDQYYLLRYMSKRNVCTSSELAAVFAVNKSAITAMTNRLVEKEMIQRLRDDSDRRVIYLSLTEKGKAWLAETETKIHHLVESLITQFSEEEIESFIQTYEKLANILQKLEETK